Genomic segment of Hirundo rustica isolate bHirRus1 chromosome 6, bHirRus1.pri.v3, whole genome shotgun sequence:
AGCAGGACAAAGCTCCATGGCCCAGCATGGGCTCcaagcaaaaccagctttccTGCCCCCAGGGATCTGGATCATTGAGGGGTATGGATAAACCTTGAGGTGCTTGGGCTGTGCAGGGTCCCCATTTCTCAGCACAAAGGTGAGTTAGCCCTCTCTGATTTACCTCACGGTCTCCACAGGCTGCACATGATTTTCCTagggaaaagcagaagtttATTGCTTGGTCCATGTGCTGTAACCGTACGAATATCAGAGTGCGTGAGTGGCCCAGTTAATTGATATCAAAGCGACAAAGAAGGTAAATTAATATTTGCCACGATTAATCTGACTCTCCCTGCTTTGAACTCTGAGCCCACTTCAGTTGTGGGTCTGCTTACTATTTCTTTGTGTCTCATTGTACCagattgaaaaacaaaacaaaacaaaaaaaagcataaattaGTCCCAAACCAGAGGTGCAGAGTCCTGGGAGTGACTGTGTGCAGCCTCAGCCCCGGATTTATGTAGGACTTGTGATGACAGAGCAGTATGGATGTTCTCTGGAGGCATAGGAAAAGGTGAGGCAGGTGGTATCTACAGAAATATTGTAGAATGAGCACtgagaggaaaatattcttGGCCACTTGGCCAGGCCCTTGTTTCCCTCCCAAGCTCCGAGCCACAGCGAGGTCTGCAGCTGGGTGAGCGTCTGGGGGTGGTGTTTGTGTGGTACAGGATGCCCAAGTGCCTGACACACGCTTTGCAAACCACGAGAGAGGCACAGCCTGCGCTTTCCAAAAGGCTTTAGTATCCCAAACTAGGGACTGCAAGCACTTTCAGTGAGAAATACAGGGTTTTACGGTCACCAAGCCTAGTGCAGTGTGAGGAGCTGGACCGGaagatccttgtgggtcccttccacctTAGGATATTCTGTTACAGCTATGGAATTCCGTGATTTTGGTGCTGCAGTTCCTGACgggcactggagcagctggTGGCCACCAAGCAATGGCTGGcaagggagagcaggagggggAGGTGTTTCCATCTTAGACTTAAGAGCTGTAAGGTGTTGCTCAGCTTTGCTCTACTCCCAAACCTGTCATTTCTGTGAGATTGCCTCCATTCCTGCCTAAATGGAGATGAAAGCCCCACATTTGCCAGCCTCTTTTCCAGAAGTGTCAGCAGCACAGATCATTGCTGCAGTCCTGGGGCTTTGTTCCTGTCATTAGAGGAGTGATCTGCCCTCTGAGCCGccgtggaaggaacctttgcTGGCTGAGGGTTTTGAGGAGCCTCTTCAGCTCTCGATCCAGACAATGAGCTCTGATTTCACTTAGCAGGCAGAAAGCTGGCAGCCCTGAAGGTCAGCAGGGAGCCAGCACAGCCGGCGGCTCGGATCCGACGCTGCCTCCTGGTTACTCTTTTATTTCCCAAGCTCAGAGCTGATGTGGTGCCGAACTGCCGGAGCCTGCTGGCAAAATGCCCGGTGCATTGTCCTCTGCTCCCATCACATGGAAGTGCAGCCACAGgagctccatcctcagctcaCCCTCTCCTGCCAGGTTTGTGGGGTGAGGTTGTTGTGGTAGTTTTACGTCCCCTCAAAGCCCACTTTGTCCCTTTGCCGAATTCCCGTGGTGCAGCCGTGCTGTTTGCCACTTCCACCAGTGTCCCGGGGAAGACAGCCCCGGCTGATCACCAGCGTCCTGTTTGGCTCCATGGGCAAGTCCAGCAAACCCTGAAAGGAGAGGACAGGGGTGAGGTGTCTCCATCACCAAGAGATCCAGCTCTGCAGTAAATCCGTGCGGTCAATTCTCTGTTTGGCACCAGCAGAGGAACTGGcgctttgttttgctgttgctcCACCAAAATTCTGGCAGGAACAATCCTTTTATCCCTGATACCTGTGAGGAACTAATCCTGGTTTTCTTGCAGTATCCATCTGGAGGGAGAGTATCACACAAGATCCCAAATCAACCACTTCCTAAATGGACCTCGGGATAGTGCTGCAAAAGGGAGGGTGGCGGGTGAGACAGGCAGGGAGGATCTATCCATCTGCTTTCCCATGGAACGAGGTGTTCTCTCCTTACCCAGAAGGAATTGAAAGGAGGAGCAAAGGCAAAGGAAGGTTTATTTGGTTGGATGTGAGTTTGTCATCACTGACAAATGGCCTCACACACGGAGCCAGCATGGATTTGGACTATGGATGCCCAGATGTGGCAACCACAGATGACAGTCAGTCCAACTTGTTTGAAGTTCCTGtttgatattaggaaaaaatccttccctgtgaggttgctgaggccctggcacacattacccagagaagctgtggctgccccattcctgggagtgtccaaggccaggctgtaCAGGGCTTGGAGCCCTCTGATccagtggaaggtatccctgcccgTGGCATGATCAaggtgagctttaaggtccattcccACCCAGGCCATTCTCTGGTTCCGTGTTTGTTGCAGGCACAGAGCCTGTAGTAAATGCTTTGAATGGAGTTCACAGTTCTGAAAGAAGGAGCCAACAGTTTTCCAGTCTTCCTTTCTGTCCTCCTCCAGAGCAACGCTGGCTTGCTCTGCCCTGTCACTCACCTCTCCTTGCTCTGCTTCCCCCTCCAGGTTCTGTACCATGTCCAGGTAGGACACCGCCAGCGTAACGAGCATCCCAAGACAACCGCTCCCAGGCCTCGAGCTCGGGTGGCTCCtgtgcttcctgcagcagccgggcaagggagaAGAGCTGGGAGAGCCCCGTGCATCCAGTCGCTGCCCACAGCACCCCTAGGATGGATTCCAAAGGCAACGTCCGAAGCGGAAACAAACCCGACGCCAAGGCCGCCAGCTCCGGGAAGCCGGAAAAACCCAACCCCGGGCCTGCCACGAATGCAGACAAGAAGGAGGCCCCCAAagagcagccagctcctgccacGGCCACCAAGAAGGCAGGCGGCGACGCCGCCGTCGCCAACAACCACAGCAACCTGAAACCCAGCGCCGCCGCCACGGAGACGCAGGAGGCCGGCGGCCAGTCCCCTGACTCTGACCACAAGGGAAACAGCTCCGAGGAGTCACCGGGCGGCTTCTTCGACAACATGAAGCCCTTGATCATCGTCGGAGGAGTGGCGGTGGCCGCGCTGGCTGTGATTGTGGGAGTGGCATTCCTAGCCCGGAAAAAATGAAGACCGAGACGGGGTGGGGATGAGAAACCCAGCCCAGCTGTACAGCTCCTTTTGAGACAAATGCATGCAGAGAAATCTATAcatagttatatatatatagagagagagcGAGCTAGATAGGTCAACGACAAACACCAACTGCAACTCCAGGGTCTTGTTCAAGACAACTGTGCCAGTCTGACCCGCTGTGGGTAACTCCATGCACTCAGTGTGTTCTTTCATGTAATATATCTTGGCTTATACCACTGTGTATAGATTACAGCTTCTCCTGATCGGTGTAAATGATggtgtcccctcccctcccctgctgtccTCCCTGGGAGACatcccccccctcctccccttgcAGTCCCGTTTTCAAGTCCAAAGTGTTCTACGTCCCATTCGGAGTCCcagtttgtgttttggtttctgtttggTTCTCTTTTAACTTGGGCTGTGGTAAAGAAGATGGAAGGGCTAAGGCCCGGCTGGCCTGTgatgctgggctgggggtgTTTTTCCAGCCTTCCCCCCCGGGACAAGGGAAGAGGTGCAAGGGCAGtggcagggaagaggcagctCCCTGACCCAAGAGCCGCGGGCGATCCCTAATCGGTGTCTGTGTATCTGCCGCTCATCATCCCACCTTGGAACACCCGCCTGGGAAGCGCTCCGGAGGAACCAGGGCGGCTGCAGGTGGAGCTGCAGCGTGGCAGAGCCGAGTGTGAGCCTGGGATGCCACATCAGGTCACTCTTCTGGCTGAGCTGCCAGCGGGACAGTGaccagaggggctgtgctgtggccTTCAGGATCCCCGGGCTCGCCAGGGTCACGTGGGCAGCGTTTGGGATAGAGAGACTTTGTTTTGGATCTAGTATTTCCTAAAGTTAGGCTGGGCTTTGCAGGGTGCTGTGGCCTCAGTCCAAGCTCCCTCGAGGTCGGCTGGACtatttgtgttcatttttttgAGCTTTGGATAAGGCctttcactggattttttttttccccccgctGAAGACTGAGGTCTCTCAGCAGAcggaaagacaggaaaagggggagaCATGAGCTGGTGTTAGGGGCAGAGAGGACCTGGGACCCCATGAGAGTAACACTGACCTACCCGTTTATACCAGGGAAACAAACCCCTTTCAAGGGCACTGGAGACTGTCCTGGGTGAATTTCTTACATCCCTCTTGTGACAGTAGTAGCAGGGATTTGTAACTCGTCCACACtttggaaatggaaacaaattccCAGCCCTCGGGAGCTGCCTGATTTCACGGGTGAGTACCTTGGCTCATAATGCCAGACCTTGTgagggggaggagagagggtGTTTAGTGCTTTGGCCAATGCTCAGCACTGAACAGCAAGAGGTGAGGAGATTTGCCTCTGAAAGCTTCCATTAGGCTTCTCTTGGCTGCTGCAAAACAGAGTGCTAGAAAAACCCCTGACATTTGGGGTTTAAGTTGGGTCAGAGTTTAGATGAGGTCCAGTGGGAGTTCGGCAGCGGCCGCAGcccatgggcaggggcaggagtgATGGTAAGAAAGAGGCAGTGACACAGCGGGGTGAGCTCTGTTACAGAGCCTGTCCTGCACCTTTAACtgagatggatggatggatggatggatgcattCTGGGGCCGCAGGGATAGAGGGAGGTGTGCATTCCTCAGGTGCTGCCTATGCAGTGTGTGCCTCTGGCACATGGGACGGTGTGGGGGTATAACCTGACCTGGCAATTCTTCTCTTGGCTCATGTTGTGTCTTATTTACCTTCAAATCTGACCTGCTGAATGCACATGGCCTTGGAATGCATAGCTACTCCTATGGTGAGCTCAGAAAATATTCCCAAAGGTGCCTGGCCTCTGGGAATATCAGACACCGAGTGCTGGTGCAGTTAGAGGTTGATGCCTCCACCTTTGCCAGCACAGAGACAGGAGCAGGGCTCACAGGAATTCTGGGCTCACAGGAGTTTTGGAAAGCAGGGCTACAGCTCCAGGTTAGATCCTGGTAGCCTAAAGCACTTGGCATGAGCTGTGGATGTGTCTCCCAGCAGCAGTATGTCACTTACAGCCTGGGGAAGGCTTGGAAGCAGAAGGgtcctcctctcccctcagaTTTCTGAAGCACAACTTCACAGGAAAATTTTTGCAGGGAGTTTTGCTTATGTTGCTCAGAAGGAAGGGAAGTcaccctctcctgctctggtTCACGTTTTGCCAAGTAGGGTAGTGATTTTCAGACAGTGACTTCTGTTTTCAAGTGATGTTTCTActtctcctgtcccctccctccctctcagcTCTGTCCTAGGATTGtttttagcagtgtgtgacgTTAGGCACAACATTTATCTATTCTGCCCTGACCGACACAGATAGATCgggggaagaaaatgaagcGCCTGCTCCACTCGAGTCTCCAGTTTtactttctaaaatgtttttatttccttgtcttCACCTTTGGCAacagaagaggggaaaaacagtTCTCAGCCAATGGCCTTAACCTTTTCTCCGTCTCCAAACCCCGCCTGCCCTTAGAGCACTCGGATGCAAGGCCACCAATTTCATCCAGAAACACCACAGAGGTGATgatggggctgcagctcctcatcgGGGCGCGTCGCTCATTCGAGCCCTCCCTGCACGGCAAACCCGGTATGTCCTGTTTGTAAGGGATTTTTGAACGTGGTCTGTCCTGTTCCCAGGGGATTTTCCACTTCCTGTGATCACTTAGCAGTCTGCTGTCCAGGTTCAGCACCTGGAACCCACCTCTTTGGCAGTTTGGTTTGGAAAACACCTGTCTGtgtctctctgtgtgtgtgtgccttgAGGCACATCCTGCGTGTGTATTGAACAAACCTTTGTGTAGTATTGCTGCAGTCTGGGAGAATCCAAGCTGGAGGTGCCCCTTCCTCCATTCCCTACATTCAAACCAAGTGTCCGTGATGTCTTTTCTGTGCCATTCCCACCACGCCATGCAGCTCCTGAATTCCTTTCCGGTCGTGGTTTCTCCTCTGTGCAAGGAATGTTTGGCTGGTGAGAAGTGCTGAGCGTGTGGTGCGCCCGGAGCCCTGAGCCCCTGCTTCCCTCTCCAGGTAGTCGTGTGGGCTCTTTGCATTAAAATGAGGCACTTTTAGACTATCCTGGACTCTGCTGTAGTGCTTTTCCAAGCGTGGCTCTAGCGTTGAGCCGGGCAGATCCGGCGTAGACGCCACAGCGCGCCGCAGCCTTGACTTGCAAACGCCTCCCGTCCTGCCTTACCCTGCCAGGCCGTGCAGTGCTTTCGTACTGAGCCAAAAATGTCCAGCGAGCACCAGGCCGAGGGAGCAAATCCCCCTCTCTCAGCCAGCCCCAAATCTGTCGAAGCAGAAGGCTTAAATGACTGACCTCGCTGCGCTAAATAAATAGTTGTCTTTTCTCGTACTGAGCACACGCCGTTATTTGCTTGATGTCcttctttgtgtgttttttgtggtaTGAAGTCCTTCCAAGTGACATCTCCGTGCGGAGAGCGAATTAACACTTAAAACTAATCAGAGTCTGTGCTTGGGGTTTGAAGAGATCTAGATTGCTAGTTTACTCTTTTGATCAAGTCGATAAATTAAATATTGGCGAAACTGGTTTCGGACCTTTCAGCCTATCACCAAAAGTCTCAATTGAATCACTGCACCCGATCTCAATCTCTTTTTAGGGAGTCATAAATTTTAGTTGAATACAAAGATGTCATTTTGCTGTCTTGGACAACTCAGTAGAAGGTATTTGCTGCTTCTATTTTAAGAGAGATGAAATGGATTATGCTTCTGCTTCCTCTTCCTACTGATTTAATACCCTGTAGATAAGTCCTGTTATTCCTaactgtgctgcagcaggatgaAAACAAATCTGGCAGCCAGGGAATAATGCACCAGCATTTTTTGGGAGGGTAAGAACGAATTCCTGCAGGTGCTGTTTGCCTGGGGCTCACTTAAAGCACTCAACAGTCACTTGCCCTGAAGCATTTCTCAGTTCCCTCGGGCTGGGTGATAAATTAAACATCCATTTGTGTCTGATGGACTGAAGTTTGAAGGTTGACCCGTAGAATACTGAAAACAAGGGGAATTTTTCCATTGGCTTCACCATGCTCTGGCCTTTGAGTCCTTGTTGGCACCAGGGATATGATCACAGGTCATCATAAAATCATCTCaattacacatttatttttaaattgacaCAAACGTTCCTTAGGCTCAGCGTAAGGGAGTTTTCTTTCTCCGAGGCAGCCCTGCTTATAGTGGCATCAGGATTTGTGTATGAACAACAGCAGTGCAACCAAAAGCCCCCTGGAGCTGGTGAGAGATGATTTATGCCTTAAAATATTCCCTACTTTTCCTGGAAACGCTACAGGGGTTTAGAATTCAGCACCCTTCTAACTATTCTTGGAATTGGTTGAAAAATAACAGTGCTGAAGATTGGAGAGGAAAATGATTCTTTgagaaataaaccagaaaaggaaggcaatgaaaaaatatgtttgaaagGTGAAATTCTTGGAATTTCAATCAGCTCCATGAAAAGCTTCAAGTCGGTGAAGATTCTGAGAGGGTGCATGGAACAGAGCAGAGAAGTGGAGAGAAAAAGCACTAATTTTCTTAATAGCTTTGGTAAGGACACACTAACTTTTGtatcctcttccctccccttttttttttttttttttttttttttcctcagaaaaaggcaaaaatgacAAGCTCTGGTGCCATGCAAATTAACCTCTGCTATAATTGCCTTTTCCAGATGAATTCCTGCTGGCTCTGTGCAATGTTAAAGGGTTACAAAAATGCCTGAAGTTTTCTACAACCAACTTTGCGCGGTTAAGGGGAATTGCCAGGACATTAGGAGAGGCTGTGCTCTCTTTTCATGCGCTTTGCTGTGACAAGGACTGCAGATGCAGCCTGCTCACACTTCCATCCTCCTGGTCCATCCttcatgctggagcaggaatGCTGATTCCCTTCCCAGGCCTTGCTGTGGTATCATTCCCATCACCACAAAGCTGGGAGAGGTCCATAGAGGCAGGAAGGAGCATCACATCATGTTCATGAGCTGGCTGCAGTTCTGCTGCACTGGTTGGGCACTTTCTGCCATGAAGAGGAATTGGCTTTGATCTGGAGCATAACAGTTGTGTATTCCAGTAATTTCTCACGTTGGAATTTGGAATCATTCCTGCTGTTTACACTGGAGGTATTTGGTCCTTTACTCTTCTGGGGAGAAATCTGCTGATGCTGAGGATCTGTTGGCACATTTTGGATCTTATGAGTGACACTCGACTGGCAGCCCCAAAAAGCCTTGGAGCCTGTGCCCCCATCCAGCAACCCTTGGGAGGGTTCAATCCACTGAATAAAGTGGGTTTATGATgacttttccctcttctttttgaGACTATCAGTCCAGCCCTGCAACctgctttccttttaaattcCCTAATTCCTGGGATGTCTGTTCACATCAGATCTTCAGCTGCTACAAACTACAGAGTTCTATTGGTTTCTGATCTGATTTGTTGCTTgttctttcctccttctttggCCACTGCCCTGTATTCCCTTTCATCTCCCTACTTTcttcccaggcagctctgcagatgtGACCTCTCCGTAGCCCAAGGCTGGGGCAGATTTTGGGTTGGCTAAGGCAGGTTTTGGGTGGTCCCCCAAAAATACAGGCAGTGCTGGGCCCCCAGACTTTGTGTCACAGCAGGGGAATACGTGAAGCTTTGATCTGCCCTCACCTCTGAGGGTCTAAGTCTGCAAGAGGCTGAGTGCTCGTCTGCCACAGGATTTGTAATGGATGACAAATCCCCAGGAAGGTCCCGTGTTTGTCCTTCCCTGTCAGTCAGGTGTGAGGTGTTCTGGCTGCCAGAGAGAGTCTGACGTGgtgtgagcacacacagcacttggctgcagccagagctccctcagccctcTGGAGCACcaaaaacagaggggaaaaaaagagcttttgaaGTCGAGGAGATGTACTTCTGCTGGCCTGGAAGGATCAGCTGTTGTGCCGGGGGTGAGGGTGCAGGAGGTGCAAGGATTGTCTCATCTGAATGAGCTGATCTGGTGTCACTGGGTGATAGAGAACTGTGGGACTTATGAGCCTCTAAAACTCATATTTCATTCAATTGACCATACCAGGCCTCAAAATCCTGTGAGAGATCAGAGCCTTTGGCTTTTCAAATTCACAGTTTGGATCTACCTTGTGCTACcgctctgctccctcctctggGCAGTGTGTGCTCGGATATGCAATACTCTGGGACTCGTGTCCTCTGCTCTTTGATGCTCTCCAAATTAAATAGatctttttcttgctgaaaagCATAACTTGGGTTAAATAGGCTTTGGACTGGCTGTTCCCGTTTCTCTTCTGGTTGTTCCTGGCTTGCAATTCTCAAACAGTTCCAtcccttttccatttctcagCCCCAGCGCAGCATCCCAAGCATGAACGTACAGGTTCTTTCTGTCTGCGTGATGATGATGCAGCACCAAAGCTCCCACCAAGACAAGAGGAATCTTTAATCACCTTCCCAACAGCCAAGTCCTGCATCGTATCCCTGGTTTTGCCACGGCTGTTTCAAGCAGCCTAGCTTCTGGGGCAAGCTGATGAGAGCAAGGGTGCCACAAAATTTTGTTTGGTTAAAAACCGACCAACCAACAAGGGAATAATTTGGCTTTACCGAGTTTTGAGCAGCCCTTCATAACCCTGGTGCCTTTTCCCAGGACTGTTTCAACTGAAGCCTTTAAAAGTTGCAGTTTCACCTCCCCGGGAAACCAACTCTCTTCCAGTGGTAGGTGCAGGTTGGCTGTAAGTTTGTGGAAGAACTAAAATTGTAGGAAGGGAACTTGAAGGTCAGattacaggggtttttttattttgtttttggtttgtttggatTCTGTTACTTCTCCAGGGACTGATCCAAAGCCCTTGGAAGTCAGACTGAAATGCCTGCTCTTCCTTTGGAAGCCTCAGGCACCTTTCCAATGATGTCAGTGGGTTTTGAGTCAGCTCCTGAGTGTGTTTTCCAAACGATAGGAATTTTCCAAGTGACACCTTGATTTCTTCCCTGTACAACCAGACCTGCTTGTCACTTACACATCTTTACCTGTGTTCAATATAcaggtttgggtgggtttttttgaggtttttttttttttttgctctcagAAACAATATGCTGCTAGATACATTTCCTGGAGGGAAATGGACACCTACCTACACACAAAGCTATCCAGCTAATTTATACCTTGTTGAATTTATAATCTTGTCTATGCTTCTATGGAC
This window contains:
- the CEND1 gene encoding cell cycle exit and neuronal differentiation protein 1, translated to MDSKGNVRSGNKPDAKAASSGKPEKPNPGPATNADKKEAPKEQPAPATATKKAGGDAAVANNHSNLKPSAAATETQEAGGQSPDSDHKGNSSEESPGGFFDNMKPLIIVGGVAVAALAVIVGVAFLARKK